From the genome of Muricauda sp. SCSIO 64092, one region includes:
- a CDS encoding class I mannose-6-phosphate isomerase: MTPQRRKTTQILLPNAIRPTAKGIYDVYPHFGVHGGHIHEGYESLVEYIAQHRTVVVDGYVGVFWEDFRNGLTAEFKKKGIHATFINVAIAQKKAREIDALIAPFLGGDDAIFGTRTTLDIHDFFDVKTLETLQPDPNAAVCILYGLGSALCQWKAPLIYIDLPKNELQFRMRAKAIANLGADKPLDNPKEMYKRFYFVDWVVLNKHKQQLSGNIAIIVDDQRPQRPYWTTGACLRTSLKVMSENFFRVRPWFEPGPWGGTWIKENFQQLSQEVPNYAWSFELITPENGLLLEDQGKVMEVSFDFLMYQDFENVLGDAAPYFGYEFPIRFDYLDTFDGGNLSIQVHSQQDYFVGEFGENFTQDECYYILDAKDDAKVYLGFKEGVDAKKFKGELQKSQQHATAVEVDHYVHALTAKKHDLFLIPSGTIHGSGKNNLVLEISATPYIFTFKLYDWLRLDLDGKPRPINIERGFENLDFTRTESVIEKDFIAKPTVLNQGKNWKIVHLPTHKQHFYEVHRYEFEDALEVATDNQCHVLMVVEGESVRLTTKEGVQQRFNFAETFVIPAACESYTLTNEGESLCKVVKAFVDIEKIRF, encoded by the coding sequence ATGACCCCTCAAAGAAGAAAAACCACCCAAATCCTTCTGCCCAATGCCATACGGCCCACGGCCAAAGGAATCTATGACGTATATCCCCATTTTGGCGTGCACGGTGGTCATATCCATGAGGGTTACGAATCACTCGTGGAATACATTGCCCAACATAGAACTGTTGTTGTAGATGGTTATGTAGGGGTGTTCTGGGAAGATTTTCGGAATGGGCTTACCGCGGAATTCAAGAAGAAGGGGATACACGCCACTTTTATTAATGTTGCCATTGCTCAGAAGAAGGCTCGGGAAATAGATGCGCTTATAGCTCCTTTTTTAGGTGGGGACGATGCTATTTTTGGAACAAGGACCACGCTGGATATCCATGACTTTTTTGATGTAAAAACACTGGAAACGTTACAGCCCGATCCCAACGCAGCGGTTTGTATTCTGTATGGTCTTGGATCTGCTTTATGCCAATGGAAAGCCCCGTTGATCTATATCGACCTTCCCAAGAACGAACTTCAATTTAGGATGCGGGCGAAAGCTATTGCCAACCTAGGAGCGGACAAACCATTGGACAATCCCAAGGAAATGTACAAACGATTCTATTTTGTGGATTGGGTCGTGCTGAACAAACATAAGCAGCAACTTAGTGGGAATATCGCCATTATAGTGGATGACCAAAGGCCACAGCGACCTTATTGGACGACCGGGGCATGCCTGCGAACCTCCCTAAAAGTCATGAGTGAAAACTTCTTTAGGGTTAGACCGTGGTTTGAACCTGGTCCCTGGGGAGGTACTTGGATCAAGGAAAACTTTCAACAATTAAGTCAGGAAGTTCCCAATTACGCTTGGTCTTTTGAGTTGATCACACCGGAAAATGGATTGCTATTGGAAGACCAGGGGAAGGTGATGGAAGTTTCCTTTGACTTTTTGATGTATCAGGATTTTGAAAATGTACTTGGGGATGCGGCCCCATACTTTGGATATGAATTTCCTATCAGGTTTGATTACCTCGATACTTTTGATGGAGGGAATCTTTCCATCCAGGTGCACTCCCAACAGGACTATTTTGTTGGGGAATTTGGGGAAAACTTCACCCAGGATGAATGCTATTATATTCTTGATGCGAAGGACGATGCCAAAGTTTATCTGGGTTTTAAGGAAGGGGTTGACGCTAAGAAGTTCAAGGGCGAATTGCAAAAAAGCCAACAACATGCCACCGCTGTGGAAGTGGACCACTATGTGCACGCCCTAACGGCAAAAAAGCACGATTTATTCTTGATCCCCAGTGGCACGATCCATGGTTCCGGAAAGAACAATCTTGTATTGGAAATTAGCGCGACCCCTTATATTTTTACCTTTAAACTATACGATTGGTTGCGGCTGGATTTGGATGGAAAACCCAGGCCCATCAATATAGAAAGGGGTTTTGAAAATTTGGATTTCACCCGAACGGAATCGGTAATTGAAAAGGATTTCATTGCCAAGCCTACGGTGCTCAACCAAGGGAAGAACTGGAAAATAGTCCATTTGCCCACGCACAAACAACATTTTTACGAGGTACACAGGTATGAATTTGAGGACGCACTGGAGGTAGCTACGGACAATCAGTGCCATGTGCTTATGGTTGTGGAAGGCGAATCCGTTAGGCTAACGACCAAGGAGGGAGTACAACAACGTTTCAATTTTGCGGAAACCTTTGTCATTCCCGCTGCCTGTGAATCCTATACATTGACCAATGAGGGGGAATCGCTTTGTAAAGTGGTCAAAGCCTTCGTGGACATAGAAAAAATCCGGTTTTGA
- a CDS encoding MORN repeat-containing protein, translating to MKNRKPQFILFLSLIIAITALLYVLNTNIQQQRQLRLQGEHLVELQGQLKVQHELLRVDTLLVEGKYEDALEQYGNEELRIVADGAHGIGLRVAIAERFLELQENTVERYEEPVDSVGLESDEIENDILAAEVNQMDSLSFVLEKTKVQLTRLKKQLQQKSFGEYITFTNSKGSLVHYVGQVRKGKAHGYGVAILSTGSRYIGEWKDNHRHGVGTYHWKDGAYYEGEYKNDKRNGQGTYYWPNGEKFVGLWEDDERTGEGIFYGKNSDVVASGLWEDDELVKADKNSGR from the coding sequence ATGAAAAACCGTAAACCCCAATTCATTTTATTCCTTTCCTTAATCATTGCAATTACTGCACTGCTCTATGTTTTGAACACCAACATACAGCAACAACGCCAATTGCGCCTACAAGGTGAGCATTTGGTTGAATTGCAAGGTCAGCTAAAAGTCCAGCATGAGTTATTACGGGTGGATACCTTATTGGTGGAGGGGAAGTATGAAGATGCCCTGGAACAGTATGGGAATGAGGAACTCCGTATCGTTGCCGATGGTGCGCATGGAATAGGTTTGCGCGTGGCCATCGCAGAACGTTTTTTGGAACTTCAGGAGAATACGGTGGAACGTTATGAGGAACCTGTGGATTCGGTTGGATTGGAATCCGATGAAATTGAAAATGATATCCTCGCAGCTGAGGTCAACCAAATGGATTCCCTGTCCTTTGTGCTGGAAAAAACCAAAGTGCAGTTGACACGATTAAAAAAACAACTCCAACAGAAGTCCTTTGGGGAGTATATCACTTTTACCAATAGTAAAGGAAGTCTGGTACATTATGTTGGCCAAGTACGAAAGGGAAAGGCCCATGGGTACGGTGTGGCCATCCTAAGCACGGGCAGCCGCTACATTGGGGAATGGAAGGATAACCATCGTCATGGCGTGGGCACGTACCATTGGAAAGATGGGGCCTATTATGAAGGGGAGTACAAAAATGACAAAAGGAACGGTCAGGGGACCTATTACTGGCCCAATGGTGAAAAATTTGTAGGACTTTGGGAAGATGATGAGCGGACAGGAGAAGGCATTTTTTATGGAAAAAACAGTGATGTTGTTGCCAGTGGCCTTTGGGAGGACGATGAACTGGTCAAAGCGGACAAGAACTCTGGGCGCTAA
- a CDS encoding GntR family transcriptional regulator — translation MQIDHSSSVPLHYQVEELLRKLIKEERYINGEPLPKEVDLSKLLGVARNTVRQATNKLVYENAIVRKKGVGSFVAPNSLSTKLDKWSSFTEEMTQLGVQLKNYGIKVSLVKADSDLARTLNIKEGKEVLELVRLRGDEEGPFVLFYSYFHPRVGLTTDEDFSEPLYKILESKYATRAVTSQEEIKAIVADDHLAKKLRTPVNSPLLSRVRRVLDPGNRIIEYNLCYYRSDKFTYTIDIHRNQ, via the coding sequence ATGCAAATCGATCATTCCAGTTCCGTTCCCTTGCACTATCAGGTAGAAGAACTTCTGCGGAAACTCATCAAGGAGGAGCGCTATATCAACGGAGAACCTTTGCCGAAGGAGGTCGATTTGTCCAAACTACTGGGAGTGGCCCGAAATACGGTCCGACAGGCTACCAATAAATTGGTGTATGAAAATGCCATTGTACGGAAAAAGGGGGTCGGTTCTTTTGTCGCACCCAATAGTTTGAGCACAAAGCTGGACAAATGGTCAAGTTTTACCGAAGAGATGACCCAACTTGGCGTGCAGTTAAAAAACTATGGGATTAAGGTCTCCTTGGTCAAAGCCGATTCTGATTTGGCCAGGACCTTGAACATCAAAGAAGGCAAGGAAGTGCTTGAATTGGTTCGTTTGCGTGGCGATGAAGAGGGCCCTTTTGTGTTGTTTTACTCGTATTTTCATCCCAGGGTGGGCCTGACCACTGATGAAGATTTTAGTGAACCCCTGTACAAAATCCTGGAATCCAAATATGCCACTCGCGCCGTTACTTCGCAAGAGGAAATAAAGGCCATAGTGGCGGACGACCATTTGGCGAAAAAACTACGGACGCCCGTTAATTCCCCATTGCTTTCAAGGGTGAGGCGGGTGCTTGATCCCGGCAATCGTATCATAGAATACAATTTGTGCTATTACCGAAGTGATAAGTTTACCTATACCATCGACATCCATAGAAATCAATGA
- a CDS encoding DUF2490 domain-containing protein encodes MQNTNTHRFKILPLFLFLAAIQIKAQNGEVLPEESDFKEPVTRVWYNTYGIIRISNRLYWDAQTHFRFVETESTPFMGQIGQIYNRHAIGYIYSKYINFSLGGVLRVNFNTDESSDDRNVVPEWRIWHQYQFAQPVYSAMIYHRIRIEHRWTQGFAENSDYIFRNRWRYMFRAKVPLNSNKLEPRTIYVSPEAEVIMQSGKEVVGSVMEDLRLTTTLGYIINPRLKVAAGLMYSHGQTLENPGIFRQNWTMRFHVYFSPDIRKIKNKLPAIHFTD; translated from the coding sequence ATGCAGAATACCAATACACATCGCTTTAAGATCCTGCCCCTGTTCCTTTTCCTGGCGGCAATACAAATAAAGGCCCAAAACGGGGAGGTACTTCCCGAAGAATCGGATTTTAAAGAGCCCGTTACCCGGGTGTGGTACAATACCTATGGAATTATCCGAATCAGTAATCGATTGTACTGGGATGCCCAAACCCATTTCCGCTTTGTGGAAACGGAAAGTACGCCTTTTATGGGGCAGATCGGGCAAATTTACAATCGCCATGCCATCGGATATATTTATTCCAAATACATCAACTTCAGTCTTGGAGGGGTCTTGCGGGTCAATTTCAATACCGACGAATCTTCGGATGACCGTAATGTGGTTCCTGAATGGCGTATTTGGCACCAATATCAGTTTGCACAACCCGTATATAGCGCAATGATTTACCACAGAATTCGTATAGAACACCGTTGGACACAAGGCTTTGCGGAGAATAGTGATTATATTTTCAGAAATCGATGGCGGTATATGTTTCGGGCCAAAGTACCATTGAACAGCAATAAACTGGAACCAAGGACCATTTATGTCTCCCCAGAGGCAGAGGTGATCATGCAAAGTGGTAAGGAGGTAGTGGGCAGTGTCATGGAAGATCTAAGGTTGACCACAACGTTGGGCTATATCATAAATCCACGATTGAAAGTAGCGGCAGGTCTTATGTATTCCCATGGACAAACCTTGGAAAACCCTGGAATTTTTAGACAAAATTGGACCATGCGGTTCCATGTCTACTTTTCCCCGGACATTAGAAAAATAAAAAATAAGCTACCCGCCATCCATTTTACGGATTAG
- a CDS encoding amino acid permease, translated as MEEPPKSLKKFGTFGGVFTPTLLTILGVIMYLRLGWVVGNAGLLGTWLIIGISFLITLCTALSMSAITTNIRIGAGGAYAIVSQALGLEVGGSLGIPRYISQGLAVTMYIFGFREGWLGIFPGHNAFLVDIIVFALLITIAYISANLAIKTQFIIMGIIALSFISIIIAAYEGSMTIPTSDALRWGTFKGSIENNFSGSNFWLVFAVFFPAATGIMAGANMSGELKDPKRSIPTGTLWAIGVSFIIYMLMAFWISRSASEAELLNNYYIMVEKAYIGPLILAGILGATFSSALASIVGSSRILFAMGEHKVLPFSDFLAGQSANGQPRNAMLVTGILIFTTLLLRNINAVAPLVTLFFLITYAMINIVVIIEQNLGLISYRPIFKIHRWVPWFGLVSSVFAMFIINPIVSLFSILIVLMVYWYLSRQNLETPFEDVRSGLFFSFAEWAAKHTWGMKKMQQRAWKANLMVPVRDINGLKGTFEFLRNIAKPKGSIKLLGIESYSESSTLAGELEAISTSFRQKDVFSSSSVIHTEEFAKGINYGNQALQGAFFRPNIVFLNLQNHDDYETELRPVMKESIRLEIGVLLYLSHPTALLGQRNTINVWVSDRRTNWDLGWDIGNLDLSILVAYKLKMNWGARIRIITVISDPKEEENAKKFLNLLINLARLPETLTEVHIGDFNSVVRNAPSADLNIFGMDEDLRFGFVEDMSAKTQSSCLFVKDSGHESILA; from the coding sequence ATGGAAGAACCACCCAAAAGCCTTAAAAAGTTCGGAACTTTTGGTGGGGTATTCACCCCTACCCTGTTGACCATCCTGGGGGTCATCATGTATTTGCGATTGGGTTGGGTCGTGGGCAATGCCGGGCTGTTGGGCACGTGGTTGATCATTGGCATTTCCTTTTTAATTACCCTATGTACGGCCCTTTCCATGTCTGCCATTACCACAAACATCCGCATTGGTGCCGGTGGGGCTTATGCCATTGTTTCCCAAGCTTTGGGCCTGGAAGTTGGTGGTAGTTTGGGAATTCCCCGATACATTTCACAGGGATTGGCGGTTACCATGTATATTTTTGGTTTCCGTGAAGGTTGGCTGGGTATTTTTCCAGGTCATAATGCCTTCCTGGTGGACATCATTGTTTTTGCCTTGCTCATTACCATTGCCTATATAAGCGCGAATCTCGCCATTAAAACACAGTTCATCATCATGGGAATTATTGCGCTGTCCTTCATTTCAATCATCATTGCCGCCTACGAAGGTTCCATGACCATACCCACTAGTGACGCCCTGCGCTGGGGTACTTTTAAAGGTTCCATTGAAAACAATTTTAGTGGGAGCAATTTCTGGCTTGTTTTTGCGGTGTTTTTTCCTGCGGCAACTGGAATCATGGCGGGCGCAAATATGTCGGGGGAATTGAAGGACCCTAAACGCAGTATCCCAACAGGGACACTTTGGGCCATTGGGGTGAGCTTTATAATCTATATGCTAATGGCCTTCTGGATTTCAAGGAGTGCCTCGGAAGCCGAATTACTGAACAACTATTATATCATGGTGGAAAAGGCCTATATAGGTCCCTTGATCCTTGCCGGGATATTGGGGGCAACGTTTTCATCGGCTTTGGCTTCCATAGTAGGTTCTTCGCGAATCTTATTTGCCATGGGGGAACATAAGGTACTCCCCTTTTCCGATTTTTTGGCCGGGCAAAGTGCCAATGGCCAACCGAGAAATGCCATGCTGGTCACGGGAATACTTATTTTCACCACACTCCTGCTACGAAACATCAATGCCGTTGCCCCCTTGGTGACCTTGTTCTTCTTGATTACCTACGCCATGATCAACATTGTGGTCATTATTGAGCAAAACCTTGGTCTCATAAGCTATCGGCCCATCTTTAAAATTCATAGGTGGGTTCCCTGGTTTGGACTGGTATCATCAGTCTTTGCCATGTTCATCATTAACCCGATCGTTAGTTTGTTTTCCATTTTGATTGTTTTGATGGTCTACTGGTACTTATCAAGACAGAATTTGGAGACCCCTTTTGAAGATGTACGCTCCGGCCTATTCTTTTCTTTTGCAGAATGGGCGGCGAAACATACCTGGGGTATGAAAAAAATGCAACAACGTGCGTGGAAAGCCAATTTAATGGTTCCTGTACGGGATATCAATGGTTTAAAGGGAACTTTTGAATTTCTAAGAAATATAGCCAAACCCAAAGGCTCCATAAAACTCCTGGGCATCGAGTCCTATTCGGAATCCAGTACCCTGGCGGGAGAGTTGGAGGCGATTTCCACCTCATTTCGGCAGAAAGATGTTTTTTCGTCCTCATCGGTAATCCATACCGAGGAATTTGCCAAGGGCATCAATTATGGAAACCAAGCTTTGCAAGGCGCCTTTTTCAGGCCCAATATTGTCTTTTTGAATCTGCAGAACCATGACGATTACGAAACCGAATTGCGGCCGGTAATGAAGGAATCCATACGATTGGAGATCGGTGTACTGCTGTATTTATCGCACCCCACTGCGCTACTGGGGCAGCGCAACACCATTAACGTTTGGGTAAGCGATCGAAGAACCAATTGGGATTTGGGCTGGGACATTGGCAATTTGGATCTTTCCATTCTTGTGGCCTACAAGCTTAAGATGAACTGGGGTGCGCGTATTCGCATAATCACTGTCATCAGTGACCCGAAAGAAGAAGAGAATGCCAAAAAGTTTTTGAATTTATTGATCAATCTGGCACGGCTGCCCGAAACACTTACGGAAGTCCATATTGGTGATTTTAATTCGGTGGTCCGCAATGCTCCTTCTGCCGACCTGAATATTTTTGGGATGGACGAAGACCTTAGATTTGGATTTGTGGAAGATATGTCCGCAAAAACACAAAGCTCTTGTTTGTTCGTCAAGGATTCCGGACATGAAAGCATCTTGGCATAG
- a CDS encoding cold-shock protein, producing the protein MSKGTVKFFNDTKGFGFINEEGADKEHFVHVSGLIDEIREGDQVEFDLEQGKKGLNAVNVRVI; encoded by the coding sequence ATGAGTAAAGGAACAGTAAAATTCTTCAACGACACCAAAGGATTTGGATTTATTAATGAAGAGGGTGCCGATAAAGAACACTTTGTACATGTTTCTGGATTGATTGACGAAATTCGCGAAGGCGACCAAGTTGAATTTGATTTGGAACAAGGAAAGAAAGGCTTAAATGCAGTTAATGTAAGGGTTATATAA
- a CDS encoding PQQ-dependent sugar dehydrogenase codes for MTAKCSCFLFCFSAFLLLFTGSCKHPNKNSTAEEVFQSGAVGDTSLKLNTLRLPEGFQITTFAERIDGARSMALGDKGTLFVGSRTENTLYAVIDGDSDHKADQIMVLDTTLNTPNGVAFKDGSLYVAEVNRLLRYDAIEENLDQLPEPVVIYDDYPDEFHHGWKYIAFGPDEKLYVPVGAPCNICDSAVVDKRFASITRMDPDGGNREIVAHGVRNTVGFTWHPQTKELWFTDNGRDMMGMTFRPVS; via the coding sequence ATGACTGCAAAGTGTTCCTGTTTTCTGTTCTGTTTTTCTGCCTTTTTGCTTTTGTTTACGGGCTCTTGTAAGCATCCGAATAAAAATTCAACGGCCGAGGAAGTATTCCAAAGCGGGGCAGTAGGCGATACCAGCCTAAAACTGAATACCCTTAGATTACCGGAAGGTTTTCAAATAACCACTTTTGCCGAGCGCATAGATGGCGCACGTTCTATGGCACTGGGAGACAAGGGCACCCTTTTTGTCGGTTCCAGAACGGAAAATACCCTCTATGCCGTTATTGATGGTGATTCGGATCATAAGGCGGACCAAATTATGGTATTGGATACTACCCTTAACACCCCCAATGGAGTTGCTTTTAAGGATGGATCCCTATATGTTGCCGAGGTCAATAGGCTATTGCGCTATGATGCCATTGAAGAAAATTTGGACCAGCTTCCCGAACCCGTGGTGATTTATGATGACTATCCGGATGAATTTCATCACGGTTGGAAATATATTGCTTTTGGACCTGATGAAAAGCTCTATGTTCCTGTTGGCGCTCCCTGCAATATTTGTGATAGCGCTGTTGTGGACAAGCGTTTTGCCTCCATAACCCGCATGGACCCCGATGGCGGTAATCGGGAGATTGTTGCCCACGGGGTTCGAAATACGGTAGGATTTACCTGGCACCCCCAAACCAAGGAATTATGGTTTACGGATAATGGTCGGGACATGATGGGGATGACGTTCCGCCCTGTGAGTTGA
- a CDS encoding GNAT family N-acetyltransferase — MEEAPLKIVAVTPENVQTETLFCIRTVKNPDFESKRKWYERRYAEGLRLHILKDSEGRMLGFIEFVPADFAWRPVGAYNFMFIHCMYVQSKKDRNQGLGSMLIAHAEAAARTERMAGLCVMASKGTWIANKSIFLRNGFIQVDQKGRFELLSKKWNKKAPDPKLLDWERNQKKYMGWHLLYAEQCPWHTKSVSAIKAIAEEHAIDLCVTKLETAEEAKQAPSGYGVFSLLHNGKLLEDHYLSATRFKKILKKELSNSSRV; from the coding sequence ATGGAAGAAGCCCCATTGAAAATAGTGGCAGTTACGCCGGAAAATGTGCAAACGGAAACGCTTTTTTGTATTAGGACCGTCAAAAATCCAGATTTTGAGAGTAAAAGGAAGTGGTATGAAAGAAGGTATGCGGAAGGACTTCGTTTGCATATCTTGAAAGATAGCGAGGGCCGAATGCTTGGTTTTATAGAATTTGTACCTGCAGATTTTGCATGGAGACCTGTAGGTGCCTATAATTTTATGTTCATCCATTGCATGTATGTCCAATCCAAAAAAGACCGAAATCAAGGTTTGGGTTCAATGCTTATTGCCCATGCCGAAGCAGCGGCTAGGACAGAACGTATGGCGGGCTTGTGCGTTATGGCCAGCAAGGGAACCTGGATAGCCAACAAAAGCATTTTTTTGAGAAATGGTTTCATTCAGGTAGATCAAAAAGGCCGATTTGAGTTGTTGTCCAAAAAATGGAATAAAAAAGCACCGGATCCAAAACTTCTTGATTGGGAACGAAACCAGAAAAAATATATGGGTTGGCATCTATTGTATGCCGAACAATGCCCTTGGCATACTAAGTCGGTTTCGGCCATTAAAGCCATAGCGGAAGAGCATGCCATAGATCTCTGTGTTACAAAGTTGGAAACCGCCGAAGAGGCCAAACAGGCACCTTCCGGTTATGGGGTATTTAGCCTTTTGCACAATGGCAAATTATTGGAAGACCATTATTTGAGTGCCACGCGATTCAAAAAGATCTTAAAAAAGGAGCTTAGCAATTCCAGCAGGGTGTGA
- a CDS encoding cold-shock protein, producing MAKSQQTFGKREKEKKRLKKREEKQKKKEARKAEAKESGGGIPFAYVDQYGNLTDTPPDPSEKIKVEAEDIVLGIPQKEDTEEEFDPIRKGKVAFFDHSKGFGFIVDSETQEKYFCHVSGLNDEINENDNVTFELEKGQRGMNAVRVSLQEK from the coding sequence ATGGCAAAATCACAACAAACTTTTGGTAAACGCGAAAAAGAAAAAAAACGCTTAAAGAAAAGGGAAGAAAAACAAAAGAAAAAAGAAGCCCGCAAAGCCGAGGCCAAAGAGAGTGGGGGAGGTATCCCCTTTGCTTATGTTGACCAATATGGCAATTTAACGGACACGCCTCCAGATCCATCGGAAAAAATCAAAGTGGAAGCTGAGGACATTGTTTTGGGCATTCCGCAAAAGGAGGATACCGAAGAGGAATTTGATCCCATCAGAAAAGGAAAGGTGGCTTTCTTTGACCATTCCAAAGGATTTGGTTTCATCGTGGATTCGGAAACCCAGGAAAAATACTTCTGCCACGTGAGCGGTCTGAATGATGAAATCAACGAGAACGACAACGTCACTTTTGAACTGGAAAAGGGACAGCGTGGAATGAATGCCGTTCGGGTAAGTTTACAGGAAAAATAG
- a CDS encoding PQQ-dependent sugar dehydrogenase: MGETGQHFGYPFCHGSSVVDPEFGNDKSCEDYVPPIQDLGAHVAPLSVKFYEGTMFPESYKKYAFIAEHGSWNRSKKVGYRISLVELDGNTAVGYTTFIDGWLDEESQERWGRPVDILFLEDGSMLISDDFGDAIYRVTYKDNSIAMVE; the protein is encoded by the coding sequence TTGGGGGAAACAGGGCAACATTTTGGATATCCCTTTTGCCATGGAAGCTCCGTAGTGGATCCGGAATTTGGAAATGATAAAAGTTGTGAAGACTATGTGCCTCCGATCCAGGACCTTGGGGCGCACGTGGCCCCATTGTCCGTGAAGTTCTATGAGGGTACCATGTTTCCGGAGTCGTATAAAAAATATGCCTTTATTGCGGAACATGGTTCCTGGAACCGGTCCAAAAAGGTGGGATATCGCATTTCATTGGTAGAATTGGATGGAAATACGGCTGTTGGATATACCACTTTTATCGATGGCTGGTTGGATGAAGAAAGTCAAGAACGATGGGGCAGGCCCGTGGATATCCTATTTCTGGAAGATGGATCAATGCTGATTTCCGACGATTTTGGTGATGCCATTTATAGGGTAACCTACAAGGACAATTCCATAGCTATGGTGGAATAG